In Pirellulales bacterium, the following proteins share a genomic window:
- a CDS encoding tyrosine-type recombinase/integrase, producing MSDLSSELSRYLNIRRGLGYDLGTAERVLRKFIAFAEQKGAEHVSATVFLQWQETFGHANRQTWSRRLSIVRLFAQWLQSLDPKHEVPPCGLIPARLRRTRPYIYSDEEICRIVKAAAELPSINGIRALTSPTLFGLIAVTGLRISEALSLNVADVDLEAGLVTVRRGKFGKARLLPISDSTKGQLTAYAKERDRLLDSSPEPFFVSDIGERVTDCGARYNFAAACQAIGLRPVEKFHRHGRGPRIHDLRHTFAVRTLVNWYRTGKV from the coding sequence GCGGCCTCGGGTACGACCTCGGCACGGCAGAACGTGTCCTGCGCAAGTTCATCGCCTTCGCGGAACAAAAGGGTGCTGAGCACGTCAGCGCCACAGTCTTTCTGCAATGGCAAGAGACGTTCGGCCATGCGAATCGACAAACATGGTCGCGCCGTTTGAGCATCGTGCGGCTCTTTGCCCAATGGCTGCAAAGCCTGGACCCGAAACACGAGGTGCCGCCGTGTGGGCTGATCCCCGCCCGCTTGCGCCGTACTCGACCCTATATCTACAGCGATGAGGAAATCTGCCGCATCGTGAAGGCCGCCGCGGAGTTGCCTTCGATCAACGGCATTCGTGCGCTGACCAGTCCGACTTTATTCGGTCTCATCGCCGTTACTGGCCTGAGAATCAGCGAAGCGCTCTCGCTCAACGTCGCGGATGTCGATCTGGAGGCCGGGTTGGTTACGGTTCGGCGCGGGAAATTTGGGAAGGCTCGTCTGTTGCCGATCTCCGATAGCACCAAGGGTCAGTTGACAGCCTATGCCAAGGAGCGGGATCGGCTGCTTGACTCGTCCCCCGAGCCGTTCTTCGTGTCCGATATTGGAGAACGCGTCACTGATTGCGGCGCGCGATACAACTTCGCCGCCGCCTGTCAGGCCATTGGACTGAGGCCCGTGGAAAAGTTCCACCGGCATGGTCGTGGTCCACGCATTCATGATCTGCGCCATACCTTCGCCGTGCGGACGCTGGTGAACTGGTATCGCACGGGCAAAGTGTAA